The Populus trichocarpa isolate Nisqually-1 chromosome 2, P.trichocarpa_v4.1, whole genome shotgun sequence genome has a window encoding:
- the LOC7457390 gene encoding transcription factor CPC isoform X1 yields MDRRRRKQAKTTTHCSDQATSQLFLCDDLVEVSSIEWEFINMSEQEEDLIYRMYKLVGDRWALIAGRIPGRKAEEIERYWIMRHCEGFASRRKEQKRDCVIVTVIVISLAYRP; encoded by the exons atggatagacGTCGCAGGAAGCAAGCCAAGACAACAACTCATTGCTCTGATCAAG CTACTTCACAGCTCTTTCTGTGTGATGATTTGGTAGAGGTAAGCAGCATTGAATGGGAATTCATCAACATGtcagaacaagaagaagatctCATTTACAGAATGTATAAGCTGGTCGGAGACAG GTGGGCTTTGATCGCAGGTCGAATTCCAGGCCGCAAAGCTGAGGAAATAGAGAGATATTGGATTATGAGACACTGTGAAGGGTTTGCCAGTCGACGAAAGGAACAAAAAAGAGAT TGTGTCATAGTGACAGTGATCGTGATTTCCCTCGCCTATCGGCCCTAA
- the LOC7457390 gene encoding transcription factor CPC isoform X2, protein MDRRRRKQAKTTTHCSDQEVSSIEWEFINMSEQEEDLIYRMYKLVGDRWALIAGRIPGRKAEEIERYWIMRHCEGFASRRKEQKRDCVIVTVIVISLAYRP, encoded by the exons atggatagacGTCGCAGGAAGCAAGCCAAGACAACAACTCATTGCTCTGATCAAG AGGTAAGCAGCATTGAATGGGAATTCATCAACATGtcagaacaagaagaagatctCATTTACAGAATGTATAAGCTGGTCGGAGACAG GTGGGCTTTGATCGCAGGTCGAATTCCAGGCCGCAAAGCTGAGGAAATAGAGAGATATTGGATTATGAGACACTGTGAAGGGTTTGCCAGTCGACGAAAGGAACAAAAAAGAGAT TGTGTCATAGTGACAGTGATCGTGATTTCCCTCGCCTATCGGCCCTAA